The genomic interval TGCGGATCCGGGCTGCACAGGACGCCGATCTTGAGGCCGGGCAGTCCGAAGTCCTTCGCGAAGCCCCACACGACGTGGACCCGTCCGGTTCCGGCCGCCCCAGCCTCGGGGTCGAGGGCACTGACGAAGGAGCTGTCACCGAACACGGAGTTCGCGTAGATCTCGTCCACGACGACGTCCACCCCGTGCCGCGCCGCGACCGCCACGATCTCGCGCAGTACCCGCGGGGGCAGGACATGACCGACCGGGTTGCCGGGTGACGCGAGGGCCACAGCACGGACGGTGACCCCACCTGCCCGCGCCGCGGCCAGGGCTTCGTCCAGCACGTCGGGCGTTACCTGGAAGCCCTGGTCAGCCCGCACGGGTACGGGTAGCAGCCGGGCTCCGGAACGCCCGACCAGATCGACGTCGAACGCGCTGTAGTAGGGGGCGGGCACGACGATCGCCTCGCCCGGGTCGCACAGGACGGTGGCGATGACGTCGAGGGCACCGGTCACGCCGCTGACGACGACGAGGTGGTCGGGGTCGATCTCCGTCCGGCAGACGCCGCCGAGGAAGCGGGCGAGCTCCTGACGGAAGGCGTCGGTGCCGTGCAGCGGGCCGTAGTGGGTGTCCGCGGCGGTCAGCGCCCGCCGGGCGGTCAGCCGCGGGGCCAGCAGGTCCCAGACCAGGCGGTTCTCCGCCGTCCCGAGGTTGATGTACCCGTCGGGGCGCAGCCGCGCGTCATAGGGGTACGCCTCGGCGCGGAAGTGGGCGACGGCGATCGCCGGCGGCTGGGCGGCCAACGCCGCCGCGCGCCTCGACACCATCACAGACCCACCGGGCGTCGACCCGGGGCCTCGTCGGCTTCCGCTCCGGTCTCCGCGTGCCGCCCGGTGAGCTGCCGTGCGGTGAGCAGCCCCGGGTGCACTCCCAGGCCCATCGACGCGTCGACAACCGCGCCGTGCAGAACACCGGAGCCGTCGGCGCACAGCCACCACACCAGCTCCGCGATCTCCTCCGGCCGGATCAGCCTGCCCTTCGGCAGGCTCGCCTCGAGGTCGAGCCGGGCCCGCGGTGACAACCCGTCCAGGGTGCTTTCCCGCAGCATCGGGGTGTCGACCGCGCCCGGGCAGACCGCCATCACATCGACCGGGGAATGCGCCGTCTGGGCCGCGAGATGGCGAGTGAGGTAGGTCAGCGCCGCCTTGCTCATACCGTCGACGATGTCGAAACCGGGAAACTGGGCCAGGCCGCCGCCAACGCTGGAAATATTGATGATCTTCCCGTGGCCACGCTCCAGCATCCCCGGCAGAACCTGCCGGATCAGCCACAGCGGGCCGATGCTGTTGATCCGCAGAAACGCCTCGTCCCGGTCGAGTGGATCCGCGACGTACCGTTCGATGCTGCGGGTGCCCACAGCAGCGTTGTTGACCAGCACGTCGACCGGCCCGGGGAGCGCCGCGAGCAGGCTGTCGTGGCTTTCCCGCTCCCCCTGGCGGAACTCGAAGGCACGCACCTCGCCGCCGCCGCACAGATCCTTCGTGATCGATTCCGCGGCGTCCCGCCTGGAGTGATAGGTGAACCACACGTTGTCCCCGGCGCGGGCGAACCGCGCCACGGTGGCCAGGCCCACCCCACTCGACCCGCCGGTCACCAGAACGTTTCGCGGCATCGCGTCCTTTCCTGAGGCATCGCCAGTGGTCGGGTCTGCCATGCCCTGCGATCAGGGCACGCAGGGACAGGCGGGTCGGACGAGGCGTGCCGTCCGGGCCGAGAACGTGTCGGCTGCGACGACACAGGTGATCCATATCCGCAGAGGCGAACTCTAGCAGCAGTTTTGCTCCGCATCTGCGGATTCGTGACCTGCGAAGCAGCAGTAGCACCGCTGGACAGTGCGGCCACCCGGCGCCATCCTAAGCGGGCGCTTACCCAAGGCGCCCACCAATGCTGATCACGGATGGGAGACGGTCGCATGCCTGAGGCAGTCATCGTCGCTGCGGCACGCACGCCGATCGGTCGCGCGGGCAAGGGGTCCCTGAAGGACCTCCGGCCCGACGACCTCGCGGCCTTCATCACGCGGGCCGTCGTCGAGAAGGTGCACGGGCTCGACCCGAACAGCATCGACGACCTGCTCCTCGGCTGCGGGCTGCCCGGCGGCGAGGCGGGCAACAACATGGGCCGCGTGGTCGGCGTCCTCAACGGGTGGGATGCCGTCCCCGGCGCCACCATCACCCGTTACTGCTCGTCATCGGTGCAGACCACCCGGATGGCCTTCCACGCGATCAGGGCCGGGGAAGGCGACATCTTCGTCTCGGCCGGCGTCGAGACCGTCTCCCGGTTCGGCAAGGGCACCTCCGACCACATCCCCGACACCGTCAACCACCTCTTCGACGACGCACAGACGCGCACCGCGGCGACGGCCAGTTCCAACGAGACCTGGCACGACCCCCGTGCGGACGGCCTGCTCCCCGACGTCTACATCGCGATGGGCCAGACCGCCGAGAACGTCGCCACGCTGCGCGGCATCTCCCGCCAGGAGATGGACGAGTTCGCCGTCCGCTCGCAGAACCTCGCGGAGAAGGCCATCGCGGACGGATTCTGGGCCCGGGAGATCACCCCGGTCACCACACCGGACGGCACCGTCGTCACCACCGACGACGGCCCCCGCGCGGGCGTGACCTACGAGGCCGTCTCCCAGCTCAAGCCGGTCTTCCGCGAGAGCGGCACCGTCACGGCAGGCAACTGCTGCGCGCTGAACGACGGCGCCGCGGCGGTCGTCGTCATGTCCGACAGCAAGGCCGCCGAGCTCGGCCTCACCCCGCTGGCCCGGATCGTCGCCACCGGCGTCTCCGGCCTCTCACCCGAGATCATGGGCCTCGGTCCGGTGGAGGCCTCGAAGCGGGCACTCGCCCACGCGGGCATGACCATCGACGACATCGACCTCGTGGAGATCAACGAGGCCTTCGCGGCGCAGGTGATCCCGTCCTACCGGGACCTCGGCATCGACATCGACCGGCTCAACGTCAACGGTGGCGCGATCGCCGTCGGCCACCCGTTCGGGATGACCGGCGCCCGCCTGCAGAACACGATGCTCAACAGCCTCGACTGGCACGACAGGACCACCGGTCTCATCACCATGTGCGTCGGTGGCGGCCAGGGCATGGCTCTCATCCTCGAACGCCTCTGACCCTCGAACGCCGCTGAACCTCAAAGGCCGTTGAACCTCAAAGGCCGCTGAGCGCGGGACGGAGTGTGGAGGTGAGTCCCGTGCTCAGATGCGCTGATGAAAGCGGTCCCCGGGTAGCCGGGAACCGCTTTCACCGAAACCTCAGGCCATCCTAACGAGCATCACGCATGGTACGGGTTGGAGTACGCCTTGAAGGCGTTCCACATCGGCGAACCGGCTCCCCCGCCGACATCGGGCGTAATTGACGTCGGATCGGTGCCGCCACGGAGGAAGTCCCAGTAGGTGACCCCGGCATTGGTCGAGTTGTTCAGGAACGCCGTGTACATCGGGCCCAGCAGCGGAGCGTTTCCGGCGTTTGTTCCGGTACTGCCGCCGCCACAGCAGAACCCGCGCTCACCCGCGTACCACGGCTTGTTGAGAGCAGCCGCTGCGCCGGCGGTGATGGTACAGGCGCGCGCCTCGCAGGAGTTCGTCGGGCTGGAGTAGCCGTGATACGAGATCAGGTCGATGTTCGAGCTGGAGCTGTAGTTCTGGATCACGCTCTGGTTCGAGTCGTTGTTCCCGGTTCCGGTGCCGACCAGCACGTTGGGGTTGTCCGCCTTGATGCGGGCGGCCATCGCGTCGTTCCACGCCTTGAAGTTGGCGTCCCCGGTGTTCGCCTCGTTGGCCGGCTCGATGATCGCGACCGTCTCGTCGGTGTGGCGGGTCACCACCGCGTCCAGCCAGGCGATCTCCGCGGCGCTCGGGGTCGCGCTGTAGGTGGGATGCAGCCCTGTGCAGTCCGAAAGGCCGTTCTCCAGCACCAGGTCGAGGTAGTGGCCGTGCGCATGCGCAGCGTTGTAGATGACATCGAGAGCAGCCAGCCTCGTGGTGTCCACG from Parafrankia irregularis carries:
- a CDS encoding aminotransferase class I/II-fold pyridoxal phosphate-dependent enzyme, producing MVSRRAAALAAQPPAIAVAHFRAEAYPYDARLRPDGYINLGTAENRLVWDLLAPRLTARRALTAADTHYGPLHGTDAFRQELARFLGGVCRTEIDPDHLVVVSGVTGALDVIATVLCDPGEAIVVPAPYYSAFDVDLVGRSGARLLPVPVRADQGFQVTPDVLDEALAAARAGGVTVRAVALASPGNPVGHVLPPRVLREIVAVAARHGVDVVVDEIYANSVFGDSSFVSALDPEAGAAGTGRVHVVWGFAKDFGLPGLKIGVLCSPDPQVCAAARALAYFAATSTDTQALLRDLLADREWVIGFLAESRRRLGRAYRSAAGLLTVAGIPFVPVEAGFSLWVDLRGWLTEPTFAAEDELWARILDEARVNVLPGRLFASPDPGWFRLCFATAPAVVSQGVDRIARLLGGLCASVPASASASAPEAEAATEPVFEAEPAFAFRSADRGRYESAEGRR
- a CDS encoding acetyl-CoA C-acetyltransferase produces the protein MPEAVIVAAARTPIGRAGKGSLKDLRPDDLAAFITRAVVEKVHGLDPNSIDDLLLGCGLPGGEAGNNMGRVVGVLNGWDAVPGATITRYCSSSVQTTRMAFHAIRAGEGDIFVSAGVETVSRFGKGTSDHIPDTVNHLFDDAQTRTAATASSNETWHDPRADGLLPDVYIAMGQTAENVATLRGISRQEMDEFAVRSQNLAEKAIADGFWAREITPVTTPDGTVVTTDDGPRAGVTYEAVSQLKPVFRESGTVTAGNCCALNDGAAAVVVMSDSKAAELGLTPLARIVATGVSGLSPEIMGLGPVEASKRALAHAGMTIDDIDLVEINEAFAAQVIPSYRDLGIDIDRLNVNGGAIAVGHPFGMTGARLQNTMLNSLDWHDRTTGLITMCVGGGQGMALILERL
- a CDS encoding SDR family oxidoreductase, yielding MPRNVLVTGGSSGVGLATVARFARAGDNVWFTYHSRRDAAESITKDLCGGGEVRAFEFRQGERESHDSLLAALPGPVDVLVNNAAVGTRSIERYVADPLDRDEAFLRINSIGPLWLIRQVLPGMLERGHGKIINISSVGGGLAQFPGFDIVDGMSKAALTYLTRHLAAQTAHSPVDVMAVCPGAVDTPMLRESTLDGLSPRARLDLEASLPKGRLIRPEEIAELVWWLCADGSGVLHGAVVDASMGLGVHPGLLTARQLTGRHAETGAEADEAPGRRPVGL